GTAGACGCTGACGTATTACAAGCAGATGCGGGGACTAGAACCGCCGCGATTACAGGGGGGTTTGTGGCGTTAGCTCATGCAGTTGGTCAATTATTGCATTCGGGTGTGTTAGAGCGATCGCCTTTATGTGGGCAAGTAGCAGCCATATCTGTGGGTTTATTGCAAGGCGAGCCTTATTTAGATTTAAACTATATTGAGGATGTCGGTGCAGCAGTAGATTTCAACGTAGTGATGAATCAAAACCTGGGTATAATTGAAATCCAAGGAACGGCAGAAGAAGGAAGTTATAGCCGGACTCAGTTAAATCAGCTACTAGATTTTGCCGAAAAAGGCATCCAGCAATTGTTAATCGCTCAGAGAGAGGCGATCGCCGGTTGGGAACATCTGTTGGTGGGCGAGTAGCTAGATACGCGATGCATCTGTTAATTAACCCTTGTATCCTAGTTCTCGGTTAAGTCATCATGTTAAAAGTTTCAAAAGTTAAAAAGGGGAATAGTCATAAGTTCGGTATGGTATTGCTGGAAGTCGGCAATATGATGATGAAACCATGAATAAAAAGGTTGAAGTTCTCCCAGATATTTCAGCGCTAGTGGCGCGATCGCTAGAGTTGATTCTTTCCCAATTGTCAACCGCCATTGAGCAACGGGGACAATTTACCATCGCCTTAGCTGGAGGTAGTACACCTAAACCATTGTACGAGGCGATCGCTAACCAAAAACTGCCTTGGGATAAAATTCATATCTTTTGGGGAGATGAACGTTATGTACCACCCGACCATCCCGATAGCAATGAACTGATGGCGCGGCGGGCGTGGTTAGATCGGATTGATATCCCAGCCGCTAACATTCACTCTGTACCAACTTTGGAAGGAGAGCCAGCCGTATCAGCCGCCAAATACGAACAGCATCTGCGAGAATTTTTTAACTCTGACCCCAACGAGTTTCCCCCCTTGGATGTAATATTGCTAGGAATGGGTGATGATGCACATACAGCATCTTTGTTTCCTCACACGGAAGCTTTAAAGGTACAAGATCGGCTGATTACTGTGGGTAACAAAGACGGAAACCCCCGCATAACCTTCACATACCCATTCATTAACGCGGCTCGCAGTGTTATTTTTGTGGTTGCTGGTGCTAATAAACGACCAGCTCTAGCTCAAGTCTTCGCGCCTGAAGCAGATGACTTCACCTATCCATCCCGCTTGATTCAACCCCAAGGCGAACTTTCGTGGTTACTCGATACCGCAGCAGGTTCGGAACTCCCGGCTTAAAATCGGAAGTTAGAGTTATCCCCTGAGCGAATTTCTCCTTGGCGGGGGATTTCAGCTTGTTCTTAGCCTTGCTAATGCAGGTGCTGAGAACTGGTTAAATTTCGGAGCAACTTTTCTTTGTAGCACAGTCTCACAGCACAAGTGGTTACAGAGTTTTCTCTGCTAGCCAATATGATTTTACGATGATCTTGAACAAAGGCTTAAATTGATGATCGTCTGTCCTAATTGCAATCACCCCAACCCAGACGGCGCTGTCCAGTGTGAAGCTTGTTATACGCCGTTACCAACAACTAGTAACTGTCCCAATTGCGGCGCAACTGTCCAAGCAGATGCTGCTTTCTGCGGTCAATGTGGTTTTAACCTGCACTCAAATGTTGCACCTGCTGCTGCCACATCTGTAGCAACCGTTGCGCCTGACATCCCAGTAGAAGTACCACAGTTAGTTGAACCTGATCCGATTTTAGAACTTTTACAACCTGATGCTTTGGGAATTAACTCAGACCCCAATGCCAATCAGCCGGCTGCTGCACCCCTACCGCCAACAGCAATTTCAGTGCAGCCCGCAGAAGCTCCAGCAGCAGCACCTGCGCCCCCTGTGGCTGTGGAAACGCCCGCACCAGCACCAGAACCAGAACCCGCGCCCCCTGTGGCTGTGGAAGCGCCCGCACCAGAACCAGAACCAGAACCAGAACCCGCGCCCCCTGTGGCTGTGGAACCGCCCGCACCAGAACCAGAACCAGCACCTGTGGCTGTGGAAGCAACTCCCGTCCCATCTGCTTCTATGACGCAATTGCAGCAGGTAATGGCACGGTTATTCCACGTCCAAAGCGATCGCGAGATTGAATTACCCCAAGCTCTTTCTGTGATTCACATCGGTAAACCCAATGACCGGATTCCCCCAGATATCGATGTTTCCGGCTTTTCCAATTCGGAAATTGTCTCACGGATACACGCAGATATTCGGGTTGAGGGAGATTCTCACTACATAGAAGATGTGGGCAGTTCCAATGGCACTTATATTAATAACTCGCCGTTATTACCAGGGAACAGACACCGCCTCAGACCAGGCGATCGCATCAGTCTGGGTAAGGGAGATTTGGTCACGTTTCTCTTTCAACTTGCTTAACTGATTCTTGCCATCCTCCAGCAGCCTCTATCATCTATCTTGGAGGATGAACAAATTATCCACATCAAACCGGCGACGGATACCTATTTCGTTCTTTGTAGCGCTTTACCCCACCGCTTTCCTATCAGGGTGCAAACGGCTGTATTATTTAGCAATTGTACTACATCTATAAGTACACTAGGATAGATGAAAGTACACTCCATTATTTGGAGTAATTACGTTCAGGGAAGTAACCTATGAGGGAACCAGGAAAAGATTTTCAACCACGGTGGACAAGACTTGCTCCGCCAGCAGTTGAACGTATGGGGCTAACTTGGCTAATATCAGCAGCGATCGCCACTATTGTATTGTGGCAAGTTCCAGGAGGCGATTATATTTTATACCCTTTTAGTATCTTGGCAACTTGGTTCCATGAAATGGGTCACGGTTTGATGGCTCTGCTCTTAGGGGGACGCTTTCATCAATTACAAATTTTTAGTAATGGCTCCGGCGTTGCTACTTATGGCATTTCACAAGCTCTATGGCCTATTGGCCCGGCTTTAGTCGCCGCCTCTGGTCCAATGGGGCCAGCTATTGCCGGTGCAGGTTTGATTCTGGCTTCTCGTAGTTTTAAAACAGCTGGACTGAGTTTAAAGATACTGGGAGGTTTTTTATTATTTTCAACATTAGTTTGGGTACGTTCTTGGTTTGGATTGCTGGCGATTCCCATACTCGGTATAATTATTTTGGGTATTTCCCTGAAAGCGCCCCAGTGGATGCAGGGGTTTGTCATTCAATTTCTGGGTGTACAAGCTTGTGTGAGTGTTTACCACCAACTCAATTATTTATTTAGCTACAGTGCAGGACCTTTAGGACTTTCTGATACTGGGCAAATGCAAAAGTATTTAATTTTACCTTACTGGTTTTGGGGTGGTCTGATGGCGATCGCCTCTCTGGTGATTTTAGTCCAAAGTCTCCGCATTGCCTATGGTTCAGATTCACACTTCCACGGCTAAAAGCGGGTGGGATTCTGGGTTAATCAGGTAATAGGTAAAAAAACATTCTTCCCCAGGTTGCTTTCCTGAACCTGGGCTATCTCGCGGAAAACAAGATGAAATTTAGCGAAATTATCATTAGACTGGGCGAAGCCGCCACAGATAATAGCCTCAGCACTAGCCAAGATCAAGACCCAGAAATTACAGGTTTAGCTGCCTTAGATGAAGCTACACTGACTCATCTAAGTTACGTAGAAGGGGCAAAATTTGCATCTCTTGTCAGCCAGACAAACGCCAGTGCTTTAATTCTGCCCCAAGATAAAACATTACAGTCACAAGCGCAAGAACGCGGTATCGCCTGGATAGCCACGCCAGATCCGCGCCTGTTGTTTGCCCAAGCGATCGCACTGTTCTATAAACCATACCACCCGGCACCAGAAATTCATGCTACTGCGGTAATTCATCCCACAGCCAAAATCGGTAATGATGTTTACATTGGTCCCCATGCTGTAATACAGCAAGATGTGGAAATTGGCAACCGTGCAGTTATTCATCCTAATGTAGTCATTTATCCCGATGCTAAAATAGGCGATCGCACTACTTTACACGCTAACTGCACCATTCATGAACGTACCCGCATTGGTAGCGATTGCGTAATTCACAGTGGGACTGTCATCGGTGCCGAAGGCTTTGGTTTTGTGCCTACCCGCACTGGCTGGCTGAAAATGGAACAATCTGGCTATACAGTCTTAGAAGATCATGTAGAAGTTGGCTGTAACAGTGCCATTGACCGCCCAGCAGTAGGCGAAACACGCATAGGTAGTCATACAATAATTGACAATATGGTACAAATAGGACATGGTTGCCAAATTGGGACTAGTTGTGCTATAGCAGGTCAGGCAGGACTAGCGGGAGGGGTGAAAGTCGGGAATCGCGTCATTTTAGCGGGACAGTCAGGAGTTTCCAATCAAGTAAAAATTGGTGATGGTGCGATCGCCTCTGCTCAAGCCGGAATCCATAATGATGTTGCACCAGGAGAAATTGTCTCCGGGATGCCCGCAGTACCTCACAAACTATATCTCAAAGCATCTGCTATATATCATCGCCTACCGGAAATGTATCAAACCTTCAGGCAATTACAACGCCAACTAGGGAAAAAGTGAGTGGGGATTAGAAGAGGCAGGGGAGCACCGGAGCAGGGAGCAGGGGAGAGAAGACGGTACTTCCCAATGACCAATGACCAATGACCAATGACTAATAACTAATTCCTAATTTTTCTAACACTGGCTGGGTAGAAACAATGTGACGGTCTAAACCAAGTTCCTTGGGGCTAACTCCTAAAGCCAAAGCAATCAACTGCGGTAAATGCAGAATTGGTAAACCTAGCCGTTGCGAAATCACCTTTTCTACTTCTGGCTGACGAGAATCTAAATTCAGATGACACAAAGGACAAGGAGTAACTATACAGTCAGCACCGTTAGCTAAAGCATCTTGAATGTGCATCCCAGCCATTTGAAAAGATTCGTTAGTGGCGTAACTAGAAAGAGGCCAGCCGCAACATTGAGTCCGACCACGGTAATAAATTGGGGTTGCGCCTACCGCCCGAAACATATTTTCCATACCTTCGGGGTGGAAGGGGTCATCATAGGGCATATACTTTTGAGCGCGCAGGAGATAGCAGCCATAAAAAGCGGCGCATTTTAATCCTGTTAACTTACGTGTGACACGTTTGGTAATTTCCTCTAAACCATAATCTGTGAGCAGCGCATAGAGAATATGTTTAACTTCGCTACTGCCACGATAAGGTGAACACCCTTCTTTTTGCAATAAGCCATTTACTTGTTCCACATAGCCAGGGTTGTTTGTTTGGCATTGTTTCAGGTTTTCGTTGACATGACCAATTACACCCTGACAAGTGCTGCAATGGGTAAGTAAAGGTAGATTTAATTCTTCTGCTAAAGCTATATTTCTGGCGTTGACAGTATCTTCGAGTAATTGGGAATCTTCTTTAAATGTGCCT
The window above is part of the Nodularia spumigena CCY9414 genome. Proteins encoded here:
- the rph gene encoding ribonuclease PH, with product MVWQRPDGRQPYELRPISFHAGFTRFAPGSVLTKFGDTQILCTVSVSEGVPKFLAGTGKGWLTSEYRMLPSSTQERQPRELLKLSGRTQEIQRLIGRSLRAAIDFEALGERTLTVDADVLQADAGTRTAAITGGFVALAHAVGQLLHSGVLERSPLCGQVAAISVGLLQGEPYLDLNYIEDVGAAVDFNVVMNQNLGIIEIQGTAEEGSYSRTQLNQLLDFAEKGIQQLLIAQREAIAGWEHLLVGE
- the pgl gene encoding 6-phosphogluconolactonase; this translates as MNKKVEVLPDISALVARSLELILSQLSTAIEQRGQFTIALAGGSTPKPLYEAIANQKLPWDKIHIFWGDERYVPPDHPDSNELMARRAWLDRIDIPAANIHSVPTLEGEPAVSAAKYEQHLREFFNSDPNEFPPLDVILLGMGDDAHTASLFPHTEALKVQDRLITVGNKDGNPRITFTYPFINAARSVIFVVAGANKRPALAQVFAPEADDFTYPSRLIQPQGELSWLLDTAAGSELPA
- a CDS encoding FHA domain-containing protein, with product MIVCPNCNHPNPDGAVQCEACYTPLPTTSNCPNCGATVQADAAFCGQCGFNLHSNVAPAAATSVATVAPDIPVEVPQLVEPDPILELLQPDALGINSDPNANQPAAAPLPPTAISVQPAEAPAAAPAPPVAVETPAPAPEPEPAPPVAVEAPAPEPEPEPEPAPPVAVEPPAPEPEPAPVAVEATPVPSASMTQLQQVMARLFHVQSDREIELPQALSVIHIGKPNDRIPPDIDVSGFSNSEIVSRIHADIRVEGDSHYIEDVGSSNGTYINNSPLLPGNRHRLRPGDRISLGKGDLVTFLFQLA
- a CDS encoding M50 family metallopeptidase, with product MREPGKDFQPRWTRLAPPAVERMGLTWLISAAIATIVLWQVPGGDYILYPFSILATWFHEMGHGLMALLLGGRFHQLQIFSNGSGVATYGISQALWPIGPALVAASGPMGPAIAGAGLILASRSFKTAGLSLKILGGFLLFSTLVWVRSWFGLLAIPILGIIILGISLKAPQWMQGFVIQFLGVQACVSVYHQLNYLFSYSAGPLGLSDTGQMQKYLILPYWFWGGLMAIASLVILVQSLRIAYGSDSHFHG
- the lpxD gene encoding UDP-3-O-(3-hydroxymyristoyl)glucosamine N-acyltransferase, with product MKFSEIIIRLGEAATDNSLSTSQDQDPEITGLAALDEATLTHLSYVEGAKFASLVSQTNASALILPQDKTLQSQAQERGIAWIATPDPRLLFAQAIALFYKPYHPAPEIHATAVIHPTAKIGNDVYIGPHAVIQQDVEIGNRAVIHPNVVIYPDAKIGDRTTLHANCTIHERTRIGSDCVIHSGTVIGAEGFGFVPTRTGWLKMEQSGYTVLEDHVEVGCNSAIDRPAVGETRIGSHTIIDNMVQIGHGCQIGTSCAIAGQAGLAGGVKVGNRVILAGQSGVSNQVKIGDGAIASAQAGIHNDVAPGEIVSGMPAVPHKLYLKASAIYHRLPEMYQTFRQLQRQLGKK
- a CDS encoding CoB--CoM heterodisulfide reductase iron-sulfur subunit B family protein, translating into MLSQTLKYAYYPGCVAQGACRELYISTQALTQALGIELIELKKAACCGSGTFKEDSQLLEDTVNARNIALAEELNLPLLTHCSTCQGVIGHVNENLKQCQTNNPGYVEQVNGLLQKEGCSPYRGSSEVKHILYALLTDYGLEEITKRVTRKLTGLKCAAFYGCYLLRAQKYMPYDDPFHPEGMENMFRAVGATPIYYRGRTQCCGWPLSSYATNESFQMAGMHIQDALANGADCIVTPCPLCHLNLDSRQPEVEKVISQRLGLPILHLPQLIALALGVSPKELGLDRHIVSTQPVLEKLGISY